One window of Leptotrichia sp. oral taxon 498 genomic DNA carries:
- a CDS encoding tRNA dihydrouridine synthase, with protein sequence MKIYVAPMSGITDYSFRKIMEKFNPDLLFTEMVNANLLNRENDATINELLKCDDKEKNGTQIFGSNKNELLLGILKLEEIGFKKININMGCPQPKIIRNGAGSALLENYNLMDELFSELLPKLDSDTKISIKIRTGYKNFNNPEIFLDLANKYNLDFICVHGRTQNQFYSGTANWEIVSNLSKLPRNTEFFGNGDLFEPKFIKEQVKKCNLDGIMLSRGVIGNPWLIAQAREFLQTGKIKTIKTFDATKEIVLEHLENIFENKGEIKAVLEINKFLKPYFLKFQDEIFDFKNKIGKIIVEKNFTQKQNLIKKL encoded by the coding sequence ATGAAAATATATGTGGCTCCAATGTCAGGAATTACCGATTATTCCTTTAGAAAAATAATGGAGAAATTTAATCCAGATCTTTTATTTACAGAAATGGTTAATGCTAATTTATTAAATCGTGAAAATGATGCCACGATTAACGAACTTTTGAAGTGCGATGACAAAGAAAAAAATGGAACACAGATTTTTGGCAGCAATAAAAATGAACTTCTTTTGGGAATTTTGAAATTAGAAGAAATTGGGTTTAAAAAAATTAATATAAATATGGGTTGTCCGCAGCCAAAAATTATAAGAAATGGAGCGGGTTCAGCACTTTTGGAAAATTACAATTTGATGGACGAACTTTTTTCAGAATTGCTTCCAAAATTAGATTCTGACACAAAAATTTCAATAAAAATTCGGACTGGCTACAAAAATTTTAACAATCCAGAAATTTTTTTGGATTTGGCAAACAAATACAATCTTGATTTTATCTGCGTTCACGGTAGGACACAAAATCAATTTTATTCTGGCACGGCAAATTGGGAAATTGTTTCAAATTTGAGTAAACTTCCACGAAATACAGAATTTTTTGGAAATGGAGATTTATTTGAGCCAAAATTTATAAAAGAGCAAGTTAAAAAATGTAATTTGGATGGAATTATGCTCTCAAGAGGAGTTATTGGAAATCCTTGGTTAATCGCTCAAGCAAGGGAATTTTTACAAACTGGGAAAATAAAAACTATTAAGACATTTGATGCTACAAAAGAAATTGTTTTGGAACATTTGGAAAATATTTTTGAGAATAAAGGGGAAATTAAAGCCGTTCTTGAGATAAATAAATTTTTGAAACCGTATTTTTTAAAATTTCAAGATGAAATTTTTGATTTTAAAAATAAAATTGGAAAAATTATTGTTGAAAAAAATTTTACCCAAAAACAAAACTTAATAAAAAAATTGTAA
- a CDS encoding S66 peptidase family protein: protein MIKFPQAPKYGDKVFLICTSSPILPEEIEECKQIVENLGFYPVVGKSLSQNIGGYMAGSADIRINDLHEAFSNPEIKAIFCVKGGFSSSQLLDKIDYELIKKNPKLFVGYSDVTNLNIAFNQKCGLGTYHGPMIRSNMLYDFNEFTKKSFLFSINKKNGEKWKLENPNSKKLNLLNKNNFIEIEIKREKEVIEKERIAKEKEKEKERENKKKEKKIKNK, encoded by the coding sequence ATGATAAAATTTCCACAAGCGCCTAAATATGGCGATAAAGTTTTTTTAATATGCACTTCTTCGCCTATTTTGCCAGAAGAAATAGAAGAGTGTAAACAAATTGTAGAAAATCTTGGATTTTATCCTGTTGTCGGAAAAAGCCTTTCTCAAAATATTGGAGGATATATGGCAGGAAGTGCTGATATTCGGATAAATGATTTGCACGAAGCATTTTCAAATCCTGAAATAAAAGCTATTTTTTGTGTAAAAGGTGGATTTTCTTCTTCACAGCTTTTAGATAAAATCGACTATGAATTAATAAAAAAAAATCCAAAACTTTTTGTCGGCTACAGCGATGTCACTAATTTAAATATCGCTTTTAACCAAAAATGCGGACTTGGAACATACCACGGTCCGATGATAAGATCAAATATGCTTTATGACTTTAACGAATTTACAAAAAAATCTTTTCTTTTTTCAATAAACAAGAAAAATGGAGAAAAATGGAAACTTGAAAATCCAAATTCAAAAAAATTAAATTTATTAAATAAAAATAATTTTATCGAAATTGAAATCAAAAGAGAAAAAGAAGTAATAGAGAAAGAAAGAATAGCGAAAGAGAAAGAAAAAGAAAAAGAAAGAGAAAATAAAAAGAAAGAAAAAAAAATAAAGAACAAATAA